In Rubrobacter aplysinae, the genomic stretch CGTCCAGGTCATGACGAACTGCGCTAGGGCATAGATCCAGGCCAGACTCAGGGCCCCGATCACCTGCACGTTTAGAACCGTCGTGAACCCGGCCAACACGGGTAGCCCCATGTAAAAGACGAAGAAGAAGATGGTCGCCGGTATGATAAATACCTTCTTCTTTTGCATTAAGTCCTGGAATGCGCTCGTCTGCGCAACCCGGGACCAGTACTCGCCCCTCTCCTCCATAAACCTTTCCTTTCCCCGTTTGCCGCTTCCCCGGAAGCTAGAGCGGCACCAGCGTAACATACTTGCCGGCGTATGAAGAGCCGAGTATCTCGTGCAAAGGTGTGGATACTGGCGCGGGCCCGAGCCACGAAACGTGGAGAGGCGCTAACCGGGATGGCTACGCCTCTCCAAAAGATTCCAACTACAGTTAAACAAGCCTTCTACGTGGCGGGCTCTACCTTTACCGCGCAGGCCTTTAGCTCGGCAG encodes the following:
- a CDS encoding DUF485 domain-containing protein translates to MEERGEYWSRVAQTSAFQDLMQKKKVFIIPATIFFFVFYMGLPVLAGFTTVLNVQVIGALSLAWIYALAQFVMTWTLLHLYVSRANKWDEVVERVREEAASDLGEKREEG